Proteins from one Flavobacterium sp. N2038 genomic window:
- a CDS encoding NAD(P)/FAD-dependent oxidoreductase — MKRFPETFDVFVLGAGPAGLCAAIRLLDMGYTVGMLEQEEFPRSQIGESLSPGIRNIFDYLNAGHLLEDAMYLNTISARVIWENKGHIYERPGQNNGGIIVDRSKLDQELLQFTVSKGLYLIQPGKLKQSINSQNGWILDITHNSSEIKINSKLVLDGRGRKGTLLNERVPIAPPAIAVWTHIDNNAVFKEAFVEAIDEGWLWGSPVCKNRYRIMAFTDTVKFKKSELHLLDLMRKTELFAPFVNQLKANAIESCSVTSFVNQTPWNNQFVKIGEAAFTLDPLSSTGVEKAMRFSLQVAIAINTYLKDPDSEHPKNFYEEKMIESVVNHTHWTAEYYQKAWACHDKTEFWIKRTNFQLDISKNKSEFTSKLEKEFNTGRSIFERKHIEPIPVDYILYKIWNEEIVVSSNVTFKSVYAIDNDCIVIKQALIHPNLERPLVYLDQVELFPLLKNMHGKVVSDIVANLNQFMTIEKSKKTFVFLLSNQLLAVA, encoded by the coding sequence ATGAAAAGATTTCCTGAAACTTTTGACGTTTTTGTTCTTGGAGCTGGTCCCGCGGGATTATGTGCTGCAATACGTTTATTAGATATGGGCTATACAGTAGGAATGCTGGAGCAGGAAGAATTTCCCAGATCACAAATAGGGGAATCTCTTTCTCCCGGAATTCGTAATATTTTTGATTATTTAAATGCAGGTCACTTGTTAGAGGACGCTATGTATTTAAATACTATTTCTGCCAGGGTTATTTGGGAGAATAAAGGGCATATATACGAACGACCGGGACAAAATAATGGAGGAATAATTGTAGACAGGAGTAAACTCGATCAGGAATTACTTCAATTTACCGTTTCAAAAGGATTGTATTTGATACAGCCGGGAAAATTAAAACAGTCTATCAATTCCCAAAATGGATGGATTTTAGACATAACACATAATTCGTCTGAAATTAAAATTAACTCAAAATTAGTTTTAGACGGAAGAGGACGTAAAGGAACGCTTTTGAATGAAAGAGTTCCTATTGCGCCCCCCGCTATTGCGGTCTGGACACATATTGATAACAATGCCGTTTTTAAGGAGGCATTTGTTGAAGCTATTGATGAGGGCTGGTTATGGGGATCTCCGGTATGTAAAAATCGCTATCGCATTATGGCTTTTACAGATACTGTAAAATTCAAAAAAAGTGAATTGCATCTTTTGGATTTAATGCGCAAAACCGAGCTATTTGCACCATTTGTAAATCAGTTAAAAGCCAATGCAATCGAAAGTTGTTCTGTTACATCTTTTGTTAATCAGACGCCGTGGAATAATCAGTTTGTAAAAATTGGTGAAGCTGCTTTTACTTTAGACCCGCTTTCGTCTACCGGTGTCGAAAAAGCAATGCGTTTTTCTTTGCAGGTTGCCATTGCAATAAATACTTATCTGAAAGACCCGGATTCAGAACATCCAAAGAATTTTTATGAAGAAAAAATGATAGAATCAGTTGTAAATCACACACACTGGACTGCTGAGTATTATCAGAAGGCATGGGCTTGCCACGATAAAACGGAATTCTGGATAAAAAGAACCAATTTTCAATTGGATATTTCGAAGAATAAATCAGAATTTACAAGTAAACTGGAGAAAGAATTTAATACTGGCAGATCTATATTTGAAAGAAAACACATAGAACCAATTCCCGTTGACTACATCTTGTATAAAATTTGGAATGAGGAAATAGTCGTTTCTTCAAATGTTACTTTTAAATCTGTTTATGCTATAGATAATGACTGCATCGTTATAAAACAGGCATTAATTCATCCTAATCTGGAGCGACCTTTAGTTTATTTGGATCAGGTAGAATTATTTCCGCTTCTTAAAAATATGCATGGCAAAGTGGTTTCGGATATTGTTGCCAATCTGAATCAATTTATGACCATAGAAAAGTCTAAGAAAACTTTTGTATTTCTTCTTTCAAATCAATTACTTGCTGTAGCTTAG
- a CDS encoding radical SAM/SPASM domain-containing protein has product MIGAIERFSQEKRNNLIATKLAQVIVPQSRPRSAKAHLVKGGQTTQIFIPNGSRLYTISPEIEQKIAFLMNEKDENALQNELALLGIDAPEYITDEPLQSPPLHALSLAIAQKCNMGCTYCYADQGDFGGPTKSMSLETAFKAIDLLLKDCPQGGKAQLTFLGGEPLINRKAIREATLYAETAAKKKNIQVSYSITTNGTLVTESDAVFFEEYGFSVTISLDGIGKDHDLNRPMKGGNGSYDRIIKNIQPLLAMQKKMQVSARVTVTPEITNLPEILDEFVRMGFHGVGFSPLLKSSNGQNEMNKEQLSVMLENMIACGLNFEKNVLEGKRYPFLNMVNALKEISKGTHRPYPCGAGAGYMGVSADEELFACHRFVNEEAGKMGNLTDGVQSDLQNNWLANRHVNKQEPCSQCWARYLCGGGCHHEVIDKGRPACDYIRSWLFYTIQANERLSRLKPNWNN; this is encoded by the coding sequence ATGATAGGCGCTATTGAAAGATTTTCTCAGGAGAAACGAAATAACCTGATTGCCACCAAGCTGGCACAGGTTATTGTTCCGCAGTCCAGACCGCGCTCGGCCAAAGCACATTTGGTAAAAGGCGGACAGACGACTCAGATCTTTATTCCAAATGGAAGCAGGCTTTATACTATTTCTCCCGAAATAGAACAAAAAATTGCTTTTTTAATGAATGAAAAGGATGAAAATGCCCTGCAAAACGAGCTGGCACTTTTAGGCATTGATGCTCCGGAATATATTACAGATGAACCTTTGCAAAGTCCGCCTTTGCATGCTTTATCATTAGCAATAGCTCAGAAATGTAATATGGGATGCACCTATTGTTATGCCGATCAGGGTGATTTTGGAGGCCCTACAAAGAGTATGTCTTTAGAAACTGCTTTTAAGGCCATAGATCTATTGTTAAAAGATTGTCCCCAAGGAGGAAAAGCTCAACTTACCTTTTTAGGCGGTGAACCTCTGATTAACAGAAAAGCAATTAGAGAAGCGACTCTTTATGCCGAAACGGCTGCAAAGAAGAAAAACATTCAGGTTAGCTATTCGATTACAACAAATGGTACTTTAGTAACAGAAAGTGATGCCGTATTTTTTGAAGAATATGGCTTCTCAGTCACGATAAGTTTAGACGGAATTGGCAAAGATCATGATCTGAACCGACCAATGAAAGGTGGAAACGGGAGCTACGACAGAATCATAAAAAATATTCAGCCATTATTGGCTATGCAGAAAAAAATGCAGGTTTCGGCAAGAGTGACCGTAACACCTGAAATTACGAACCTTCCAGAGATTTTAGATGAGTTTGTTCGTATGGGATTTCATGGTGTAGGCTTTTCTCCTTTGTTGAAATCCAGTAATGGACAAAATGAAATGAATAAAGAACAGCTGTCTGTCATGTTGGAAAATATGATTGCCTGTGGACTTAATTTTGAAAAAAATGTATTAGAAGGAAAACGTTATCCTTTTTTGAATATGGTAAATGCATTAAAAGAAATTTCAAAAGGAACTCACAGACCTTATCCTTGTGGTGCCGGTGCCGGATATATGGGAGTATCTGCAGATGAAGAACTATTTGCCTGTCATCGTTTTGTAAACGAAGAAGCAGGTAAAATGGGTAATTTAACTGATGGTGTACAATCTGATCTGCAAAACAACTGGTTGGCTAACAGACATGTTAACAAACAAGAACCATGTTCGCAATGCTGGGCTCGTTATTTATGCGGAGGAGGCTGTCATCATGAAGTAATTGACAAAGGAAGACCTGCTTGCGATTATATCAGATCATGGTTATTTTATACGATACAAGCCAATGAAAGATTATCGAGATTAAAACCCAATTGGAATAATTAA
- a CDS encoding ferritin-like domain-containing protein, protein MNYNEKRDHFISPILEWAKASAPQQNVAKGLVMAIGDAKSNCDRLKDGEPFKVPSQFNGKDYITMLLQIDAEIEQGLMLQYLYSAYSMGGANVPEKYQEKVHTWQNIILGIAKEEMGHFISVQNVLKVIGAPLNFGRESYPWDSPFYPFPFTLEKFSLKSLAKYVYAEAPCDWLAGDDELAIEIRTSVDSTISDPHTVGALFVVLLQLIKDPKVISDETFQAATYNYQAKIDEWGRGYVGGSRGSDGQNIYAKSPDVLVAPLLSRDDAYNALSEIAEQGEGLETDESLPSHFERFLHIYKEYKAILEETNNKFDPSRNVATNPYVGSASNLKEESDAASSAEEKESDEITSPEAILWANLCDIRYRLLLNFLNHSFLLDNGFNNSGNSSPRGMIINSAFGEMYNLRSLATILVQTPISKNSTKVAGPPFTLPYTFDLPFGEHNRWRLHRDLLEASNNIIVQLKNFKTQPHIQYLNGLQEADQKLLQTIASLTEENLV, encoded by the coding sequence ATGAATTACAACGAGAAAAGAGATCATTTTATCTCTCCAATTTTAGAATGGGCAAAAGCCAGCGCCCCACAGCAAAATGTTGCCAAAGGCCTGGTTATGGCTATTGGTGATGCCAAAAGCAATTGTGATCGTTTAAAAGACGGAGAACCTTTTAAGGTACCCTCCCAGTTTAACGGCAAAGATTATATTACGATGCTGTTACAAATCGATGCCGAAATTGAGCAGGGACTTATGTTACAATACCTGTACTCAGCCTATAGTATGGGAGGAGCAAATGTTCCGGAAAAATATCAGGAAAAAGTACATACCTGGCAAAATATTATTCTGGGTATAGCCAAGGAAGAAATGGGGCATTTTATTTCGGTTCAGAATGTGTTAAAAGTAATTGGAGCACCTTTAAATTTTGGAAGAGAAAGTTACCCGTGGGACAGCCCTTTTTATCCTTTTCCTTTTACGCTGGAAAAATTCTCTCTTAAATCACTTGCTAAATATGTATATGCTGAGGCGCCTTGCGACTGGCTTGCAGGTGATGATGAACTGGCAATAGAAATTAGAACTTCTGTAGATTCGACGATATCAGATCCTCATACTGTTGGAGCATTATTTGTGGTATTACTACAATTAATTAAGGATCCTAAAGTAATATCAGATGAGACTTTTCAGGCTGCAACTTACAATTATCAGGCAAAGATTGATGAATGGGGACGTGGATATGTGGGAGGAAGCAGAGGAAGTGACGGACAAAATATTTATGCCAAAAGTCCTGATGTATTGGTAGCTCCGTTGTTATCCCGTGACGATGCCTACAATGCATTGTCCGAGATAGCAGAACAAGGTGAGGGTTTAGAAACAGATGAAAGTCTGCCATCTCATTTTGAACGTTTTTTGCATATCTACAAAGAGTACAAGGCAATATTAGAAGAAACTAATAACAAGTTTGATCCTTCCAGAAATGTGGCTACAAATCCTTATGTAGGTTCAGCATCTAATTTAAAAGAAGAATCAGATGCAGCTAGTTCGGCAGAGGAAAAAGAAAGTGATGAAATTACAAGTCCGGAAGCGATACTTTGGGCCAACTTGTGTGATATTCGTTATCGATTATTGCTTAACTTTTTAAATCACAGTTTTTTATTAGATAACGGTTTTAATAATTCAGGAAATTCTTCTCCTCGCGGTATGATTATCAATTCGGCATTTGGAGAAATGTATAATTTAAGAAGCCTGGCTACTATTCTGGTTCAGACCCCCATCTCAAAAAATAGTACCAAAGTAGCGGGACCTCCATTTACATTGCCTTATACATTTGATTTACCTTTTGGAGAACACAATCGATGGAGATTGCACAGAGATCTTCTGGAAGCCTCAAATAACATTATTGTGCAGTTAAAAAACTTCAAAACCCAGCCGCACATTCAATATTTGAACGGACTGCAAGAGGCAGATCAAAAATTGCTTCAGACAATTGCAAGTTTAACCGAAGAGAATCTGGTATAG
- a CDS encoding peroxidase, FMP-type has protein sequence MLQRKNLADDLNESQFAANLVDQGNESLLKATPGDQGRLEKLMSEYKQLLIETPINPFREENLQEIVKNVDYGVLSMLEGTWVSYNDNQGNLVGSGIHTTIMPSPGTNAGTIPGKYSFECEEYIEKLTFNLVPGGVRNRGGANEQFCGAVKYDQSIKSVNRIPGKSNLEYTPIHEENGMYLWLSQIFNYAATKKTIEEDRGIHAVAPDDPNRHLYKSGYQDETLFLVINDKGVKEYVTLENLNGREYYNIIAAKELKPGAGQTGTYFIPDYSISRSGVIPHGSTVTLLGDLKPKGSSFLIQGAPAFPSGDAAWKYDHLSISQTMGGAGASETDPINLDAPPPAWVFEKLDHKNDPQENRIYTQRILAHHLYPYSVRPDLRLRDNNKGKVIKNHVRIDLSSKNKTGAQGGILNVPFVNRFVPTVEMNMRMWIETVEENGVEILQLQYEQIIFFEFDFGDNGGTTSWPHIQVNTLRKIDDVSPEQRSLIEKQFPSSSIITSSASASECPYHKS, from the coding sequence ATGTTACAACGTAAAAACCTTGCGGATGATTTAAACGAATCTCAATTTGCCGCAAATTTAGTTGACCAGGGAAATGAATCCTTATTGAAAGCTACTCCTGGTGATCAGGGTAGATTAGAAAAATTGATGTCAGAATATAAACAACTTCTGATTGAAACTCCTATTAATCCTTTTCGCGAAGAGAATCTACAGGAAATTGTTAAAAACGTAGATTATGGAGTTTTAAGTATGCTGGAAGGCACCTGGGTTAGTTATAATGATAACCAGGGTAATTTGGTAGGAAGCGGTATACATACTACTATTATGCCGTCTCCGGGAACAAATGCAGGAACAATTCCGGGAAAATATAGTTTTGAATGCGAAGAGTATATAGAAAAACTAACTTTTAATCTGGTTCCCGGAGGAGTTCGTAATCGTGGAGGAGCAAACGAGCAATTTTGCGGAGCTGTAAAATATGATCAAAGTATAAAAAGTGTAAATAGAATTCCGGGTAAGTCTAATTTGGAATATACTCCAATTCACGAAGAAAACGGAATGTATTTATGGCTGAGTCAAATATTTAATTATGCCGCTACCAAAAAAACAATTGAAGAAGACCGTGGTATTCATGCAGTAGCACCAGATGATCCGAATAGACATTTGTATAAGAGTGGTTATCAGGACGAAACTCTTTTTTTGGTTATAAACGATAAAGGAGTAAAAGAATATGTAACGCTGGAAAATCTAAACGGACGTGAGTATTACAATATTATAGCAGCCAAAGAACTTAAACCGGGAGCGGGTCAGACAGGAACTTATTTTATTCCGGATTACTCTATATCCAGAAGTGGCGTTATTCCTCATGGAAGTACGGTAACTTTATTAGGTGATTTAAAACCAAAGGGAAGTAGTTTTTTAATACAGGGTGCTCCGGCATTTCCAAGCGGAGATGCAGCCTGGAAGTATGATCATCTTTCTATATCCCAAACCATGGGAGGCGCAGGAGCAAGTGAGACTGACCCTATAAATCTTGATGCACCGCCACCAGCCTGGGTATTTGAAAAGTTGGATCACAAAAATGACCCGCAAGAAAACAGAATTTATACACAGCGTATACTTGCTCATCATCTATATCCTTACTCTGTACGACCAGATTTACGTTTGCGTGATAATAACAAAGGAAAAGTGATTAAAAATCACGTACGTATTGATTTGTCATCCAAAAATAAAACAGGAGCGCAAGGTGGGATATTAAATGTGCCGTTTGTAAATCGTTTTGTTCCGACTGTCGAAATGAACATGAGAATGTGGATTGAAACAGTCGAAGAAAACGGAGTAGAAATTCTGCAGCTGCAATACGAACAGATTATCTTTTTCGAATTTGATTTTGGAGATAACGGGGGCACAACAAGCTGGCCGCATATACAAGTTAATACACTTCGCAAGATAGACGATGTTTCGCCTGAGCAAAGAAGTTTAATCGAAAAACAATTTCCAAGTTCAAGTATCATTACTTCTTCAGCATCAGCATCAGAATGTCCTTATCATAAATCTTAA
- a CDS encoding M56 family metallopeptidase: protein MIPYILYTALVLSACLVFYKLLLQKETFFHLNRFVLLFCMVLAFILPLVPVPQQFSLREVSEKKHIEISKTPIEKTTAIQSKEQTVEPVFTEETKQIVNIETVSQFLVYLYWFGVLIFGLNFLMQIVILVYRAYSGSVIQDGKFRIVEITGDKAPCSFANNIFINPEKYEWETYDQILQHEKIHIEQKHTVDLLLAELVLIFQWFNPFAWQWRKALEINLEFLTDDKMLQQHTVERESYQFSLLKVAAPQFPLSLTTNYNQSLLKKRIIMMNSKKSNVNTTWKYFFLLPIMVLFVCLFNQPAAQSQTLSSKEKPEQHAEIHSEMKTEGNWFATIKGTAVNIQFKSDENSTSSNTFQLSEFSSLPREKQGEFTATREAGTMSFTGKFEGDKGMGTYKFTGNKEYSAAMQKEGIVLSEKSDLVVFYMINIKQSYVQMLKKQGYTNLDKDQLIPLAALDINEAYITSIKQAMTDISLDNLIPFKALGIDKAYIDEIRKAGYKDVSPDKIIALKSQGIDGKYIADFHNATNEGKKNKVKSTEDNNDEKDSNDDIIAFKSLNIDQAFIDSFKKLGYNDLSNSDLMALKSLNITPEYVNSFKKSGFKDIRAEDLFALKSQNITSDLIQQYRDLGFTNLDIEDIVGAKATGTTPSFIKSMKGKGHDFKDLQKYIQLKVLVN from the coding sequence ATGATACCTTATATTTTGTATACAGCTTTGGTTCTTTCTGCCTGTCTTGTGTTTTACAAGCTGTTGTTGCAAAAAGAAACTTTTTTTCACCTAAACAGATTTGTATTGCTTTTCTGTATGGTGCTGGCTTTTATTTTGCCTTTGGTTCCGGTTCCTCAGCAATTTTCATTAAGAGAAGTTTCTGAGAAAAAGCACATTGAAATTTCTAAAACACCAATTGAAAAAACTACAGCAATACAATCGAAGGAACAGACCGTTGAGCCTGTATTTACCGAAGAGACCAAACAGATTGTCAATATTGAAACAGTTAGTCAGTTCTTGGTTTATTTGTATTGGTTTGGTGTGCTAATTTTTGGGCTCAACTTTTTAATGCAAATTGTAATCTTGGTTTACAGAGCATATTCAGGTTCTGTTATTCAGGATGGAAAATTCCGTATTGTTGAGATAACGGGAGACAAAGCACCATGTTCTTTTGCTAATAATATTTTCATTAATCCTGAAAAATACGAATGGGAAACCTACGACCAGATTTTGCAGCATGAGAAAATTCATATTGAGCAAAAACATACGGTTGATCTTTTGCTTGCCGAGTTAGTTCTTATCTTTCAGTGGTTTAATCCTTTTGCATGGCAATGGAGAAAAGCCTTGGAAATTAATCTGGAATTTTTGACAGATGACAAAATGCTGCAGCAACATACTGTTGAAAGAGAAAGTTACCAGTTTAGCCTGCTTAAAGTAGCAGCACCCCAATTTCCTTTGAGTCTCACTACCAATTATAATCAATCACTTTTAAAAAAACGAATCATCATGATGAACTCAAAAAAATCAAATGTAAACACCACCTGGAAATATTTTTTCCTGTTACCGATTATGGTGTTATTTGTGTGCCTTTTTAATCAACCGGCAGCACAAAGTCAAACGCTTAGTTCTAAAGAAAAACCGGAACAGCACGCTGAAATTCACAGCGAAATGAAAACAGAAGGCAATTGGTTTGCTACTATTAAAGGTACTGCTGTAAACATCCAATTCAAAAGCGATGAGAACAGTACTTCTTCAAATACTTTTCAGTTAAGCGAATTTTCCAGTCTTCCAAGAGAAAAGCAAGGTGAATTTACTGCAACACGTGAGGCAGGAACAATGTCTTTTACAGGTAAATTTGAAGGAGACAAGGGCATGGGAACCTACAAGTTTACTGGTAATAAAGAGTACAGCGCTGCGATGCAAAAAGAAGGCATTGTCCTTTCAGAAAAAAGCGACCTTGTTGTTTTTTATATGATAAATATTAAACAATCTTATGTACAAATGCTTAAAAAGCAAGGGTATACTAATCTGGATAAAGATCAACTTATTCCTCTTGCAGCACTAGATATTAATGAGGCTTATATCACATCGATTAAACAGGCCATGACAGATATTAGTTTAGATAATCTGATTCCTTTTAAAGCATTGGGAATTGATAAAGCTTATATTGATGAAATTCGCAAAGCAGGCTATAAGGATGTTAGTCCTGATAAAATTATTGCCTTAAAATCTCAGGGCATTGATGGGAAATATATAGCTGATTTCCATAATGCTACTAACGAAGGCAAAAAGAATAAAGTTAAGAGTACTGAGGATAACAATGATGAAAAAGATTCTAACGATGATATTATTGCCTTTAAATCATTAAATATTGATCAGGCATTTATTGATTCCTTTAAAAAACTAGGGTATAATGATCTTTCTAATAGTGATTTAATGGCTTTAAAGTCATTAAATATTACACCGGAATATGTAAACAGTTTTAAAAAATCGGGATTTAAAGATATCAGAGCAGAAGATCTGTTTGCTTTAAAATCACAAAATATAACATCAGATTTAATTCAGCAATATAGAGACCTTGGTTTTACCAATCTGGATATTGAAGATATTGTTGGAGCTAAAGCTACGGGCACTACGCCTTCTTTTATTAAATCGATGAAAGGAAAAGGGCATGATTTTAAGGATCTGCAAAAATACATTCAGTTAAAAGTTCTGGTAAACTAA
- a CDS encoding BlaI/MecI/CopY family transcriptional regulator, which produces MIKLAKREEQIMQVFWDLNKAFIRDIIPLLPDPKPHYNSVATIVKILEEKGFLNHETAGNMNCYFPVVSKEEYQQFALKDVVSQYFDNSYPRMLAFFAKEQKLSEKELDEIVNIIKKEKI; this is translated from the coding sequence ATGATTAAGTTAGCAAAAAGAGAAGAACAAATTATGCAGGTGTTCTGGGATTTAAACAAAGCTTTTATTAGAGATATTATTCCATTATTGCCAGATCCTAAACCGCATTATAATAGTGTGGCGACAATCGTAAAGATATTAGAAGAGAAAGGTTTTCTGAATCATGAAACTGCCGGAAATATGAATTGTTATTTTCCTGTAGTCAGTAAAGAAGAATACCAGCAGTTTGCATTGAAAGATGTTGTGAGCCAGTATTTTGATAATTCGTATCCGAGAATGCTTGCTTTTTTTGCAAAAGAGCAAAAGCTGTCTGAGAAAGAACTGGACGAAATAGTAAATATTATTAAAAAAGAGAAAATATGA
- a CDS encoding Crp/Fnr family transcriptional regulator, with the protein MHIDTDLLYTWGAVAKKLPKNTIIFYENDSPLYFYQILEGSVKMIYTNEDGKDLTLGIFSAGNSFGEPPLFIGQPYPASAIAQTDCVILKLSKSNFFSCLAENPEIQTSVLKLFAWKIYNKIIFSKNIINHKPEYRIQSFLDNLKKQHNINATAKMKIPYTRQEIADFTGLRVETVIRTLSLMCKNKKIEIIDHKLFY; encoded by the coding sequence ATGCATATTGATACTGATTTACTTTATACCTGGGGTGCAGTTGCAAAAAAACTCCCTAAAAACACGATCATCTTTTACGAGAATGATTCGCCTCTCTATTTCTATCAAATTCTGGAAGGTTCGGTAAAGATGATTTACACCAATGAAGACGGTAAAGATTTAACACTTGGAATTTTTTCAGCAGGAAACAGTTTTGGTGAACCTCCGCTTTTTATTGGTCAGCCCTACCCTGCCTCAGCAATAGCTCAGACAGATTGCGTGATATTAAAACTCTCTAAATCTAATTTTTTTTCCTGCCTGGCAGAAAATCCGGAAATACAAACAAGTGTGCTAAAGCTGTTTGCCTGGAAAATTTACAATAAAATTATTTTTTCTAAAAATATCATAAACCATAAACCCGAATATCGCATTCAGTCTTTTCTCGATAACCTAAAAAAACAACACAATATAAATGCTACTGCAAAAATGAAAATTCCGTACACAAGACAGGAGATTGCAGATTTTACAGGTTTACGTGTCGAAACCGTTATTCGAACACTTTCTCTTATGTGCAAGAATAAAAAAATTGAAATTATTGATCATAAATTATTCTACTAA
- a CDS encoding group III truncated hemoglobin, with the protein MKTDIKNKKDIALLVDAFYLKVKADPIIGYLFTETASVNWEKHLPIMYDFWDNILFHAGNFDGNPMMKHRILNQKSTLTETHFKHWTKLWKKTVDDLFEGEKANEVKVRATNISKLMMNKVIS; encoded by the coding sequence ATGAAAACAGATATCAAAAATAAAAAGGACATAGCACTATTGGTTGATGCTTTTTATTTAAAAGTTAAGGCTGATCCCATTATTGGGTATTTATTTACAGAAACAGCGAGTGTAAACTGGGAAAAACATTTACCGATAATGTATGATTTCTGGGATAATATTCTTTTTCATGCCGGAAATTTTGATGGAAATCCTATGATGAAACACAGAATCTTAAATCAGAAAAGTACTTTGACAGAAACGCATTTTAAGCACTGGACAAAATTGTGGAAAAAAACGGTTGATGATTTGTTTGAAGGAGAGAAAGCAAACGAAGTAAAGGTGAGGGCAACCAACATTTCAAAACTAATGATGAACAAAGTAATCAGTTAA